Proteins from a genomic interval of Capsicum annuum cultivar UCD-10X-F1 chromosome 4, UCD10Xv1.1, whole genome shotgun sequence:
- the LOC107867268 gene encoding transcription factor bHLH74 — protein MGSKENGSFNCPTGMNRADSMPNVDPYSGFGWDPLLSMNQKGFFKGSSVVGHNEFANLPYQSSHFAHYPSDSNLAEMVPKIPPFGNESFSELVNTFPLQEQLRGANCYANFVKNRGIATEGECQISGEGAVEVSPNGKRKMSENHSLSNANKNVEGELQKAPSRDSSDCSKEQDGGKRHKTDQNVSPNLRSKQAGKQVKDDSDGGEPPKDNYVHVRAKRGQATNSHSLAERVRRERISERMRLLQELVPGCNKITGKAVMLDEIINYVQSLQQQVEFLSMKLATVNPELNFDIDRILSKEMLHQQTSNAALLGLGPGLTSSLPFPGISHGSFTGIPATTPPFHPLPQNAWDNELQSLLQMGFDSTSSLNNMGPNGRSKLDL, from the exons ATGGGCAGTAAGGAAAATGGTTCCTTCAATTGTCCTACTGGGATGAATAGAGCAGATTCAATGCCTAATGTTGACCCTTATAGTGGTTTTGGTTGGGATCCACTTCTTTCAATGAATCAGAAGGGGTTTTTTAAAGGATCTTCAGTTGTTGGTCATAATGAGTTTGCTAATTTGCCTTATCAGTCTTCTCACTTTGCCCACTACCCATCTGATTCAAATCTAGCTGAAATGGTCCCAAAGATTCCACCTTTTGGAAATGAAAGTTTCTCAGAATTGGTCAATACTTTTCCTTTACAAGAACAGCTTAGAGGGGCAAATTGTTATGCGAACTTTGTCAAGAATAGAGGGATTGCTACTGAAGGAGAGTGTCAAATTTCTGGTGAAGGTGCTGTGGAGGTTTCACCTAATGGGAAGAGGAAAATGTCAGAAAATCATTCTTTATCCAACGCCAACAAG AATGTTGAAGGAGAGCTGCAGAAGGCTCCATCAAGGGATAGTTCAGACTGTTCAAAAGAACAAGATGGTGGAAAAAGACACAAAACAGACCAAAATGTTAGCCCTAATTTAAGGAGCAAACAAGCAGGGAAACAAGTTAAGGATGACTCTGATGGTGGGGAACCTCCTAAGGATAATTATGTTCATGTTAGGGCTAAAAGAGGACAAGCCACAAACAGCCACAGCCTTGCTGAAAGG GTGAGGAGAGAAAGGATCAGTGAGAGGATGAGGTTGCTTCAAGAACTAGTCCCAGGCTGCAATAAG ATAACTGGAAAAGCTGTGATGCTTGATGAGATTATCAACTACGTGCAATCGCTGCAACAGCAAGTTGAG TTCCTGTCAATGAAACTTGCTACTGTAAATCCGGAACTGAACTTCGATATCGATCGTATTTTATCAAAAGAG ATGCTCCATCAGCAAACTAGCAATGCAGCTCTTCTTGGTCTTGGTCCAGGGCTAACTTCCTCTCTTCCTTTTCCCGGAATTTCACATGGAAGTTTTACTGGTATCCCGGCAACGACACCACCCTTCCACCCCTTGCCTCAG AATGCGTGGGACAATGAGCTTCAGAGCCTTCTTCAAATGGGATTTGATTCAACTTCATCTTTGAACAATATGGGACCAAATG GGCGGTCAAAGTTGGATCTGTAG